DNA from Bradyrhizobium diazoefficiens USDA 110:
AAGCCCTTGCCCGCAGCGCCCGCGCGCGCGGCCTCGATGGTCGAGTTGAGCGCGAGCAGCGTCGTCTGCCGCGCGATCTGCGCGATCAGATTGACGACGTTGCCGATGGCGGCGGAGGACTCGCGCAAGCGGTCGACATTGGCGCGGGCTTCCTGCGCCGCGGCACTGGCCTCGTCGGCGAGCTTGCCGGCCTCGCGAACCTGCGCGCCGATGCCCAGCGCGGACTGGGTAAACTTGTCGGCGGCATGGGCGAAGGTGGATGCGGTCGACTGTGCGGCGTTGGTGCGGCCGGTCAGGGCGTCGGTCCGGTCGCGGATGGCCGCAAGGGTTGTGGCGGTCGCTTCGGCGCCGCCGGCCACCGAATTGGCGGCGCGCTCGAGCTGGCGAATCATCGCGCCCAGCTCGAGTTCCAGCAGTTCCAGGATTTCCCTGGCAGAATCGCTCTCAGCGGCCGGGCCGGGCTCGGAATGGGCCGGCGGCGCCGCAGCCTGCGGGGCGGCCGCGGGCGCAGCCATGTCCGGCAGACGCTTCCGAAATAGTCCGAACGCCATCAGGTCTCTCTTGTCGGGGGACGGTCGTACGCTATTTTCGCAGGCCGGAATGAAGTCAGGGTTAACGATGCCTGACATCTGGGCAAGGGCCACTACGGTGTTACCTTAAAGTCGTAGAGCCTCTTTCATTCCGGTGGGTTGGCGGCCTATAAGGCCGCGCTTCCCACGCTCGCCTTAGGCGCACGATTCCTTTACGAGACCACGCATGGCCGGACACTCCCAATTCAAGAACATCATGCACCGCAAGGGGCGGCAGGATGCCCAGAAGTCGAAGCTGTTCGGCAAGCTGGCGCGGGAAATCACCGTCGCCGCCAAGCTCGGCACGCCCGACCCCGCCATGAACCCGCGCCTGCGCGCCGCCGTGATCGCCGCGCGCGCGGAGAACATGCCGAAGGACAATATCGAGCGCGCCATCAAGAAGGCGCTCGGCAGCGATGGCGAGAACTATGACGAGATCCGCTACGAGGGTTATGGCCCCGGCGGCGTCGCCGTCATCGTCGAGGCGCTGACCGACAACCGCAACCGCGCCGCCTCCGACATCCGCTCCTTCTTCACCAAGTCGGGCGGCAATCTCGGCGAAACCGGTTCGGTCTCCTTCATGTTCGACCGCACCGGCATCATCGAATACGACCGCAGCGTCGCTTCCGACGACGCGGTGCTCGATGCCGCGATCGAGGCCGGCGCAGACGACGTCGTCTCCGGCGAAGGCGGACACGAGATCTACGCCTCGACCGAAGGCTATCGCGACGTCGCCAAGGCGCTGGAAGCCAAGTTCGGCGAGCCGCGCAAGGCCGCGCTGATCTGGAAGCCGCAGAACACGGTCGCCGTCGATGACGAGACCGGCGAGAAGCTGCTCAAGCTGATGGACCTGCTCAACGAGCACGACGACGTCCAGAACGTCTACGCCAATTTCGAGGTGTCGGACGCGCTTGTTGCCAAGATGGGCGGGTAGGGGACACACGAACGGTGCGCGCCCTCGCCCCGCTCTGCGGGGAGAGGGTTGGGGTGAGGGGCTGTTTCCGCGTCGGCGGTGATAGAGGGACTCGTGGAGAGTCCCCTCACCCGGAATCCGCGCTTCGCGCGCATTCCGGCCTCTCCCCGCAAGCGGGGAGAGGCGAAGAGCGACACTTCCCCTGTTACTTCCGTTCTGTTTCTGTTTCCCCCGCCGCAGCCAGCCGCTATCACTGGCCCATGACTGCGCTCCCGATTCGTGGCCCCGTTCGCATCATCGGCATCGACCCTGGCCTGCGCCGTACCGGCTGGGGCGTGATCGAGGCTGAGGGCAACCGCCTGATCTATGTCGCCTGCGGTTCGGTGGAACCGCCGGACGACCTGCCGCTGTCCAGCCGCCTGCTCGCGATCCACGAAGGGCTCGCCTCTGTCCTGTCCGATCACAAGCCGATGGAAGCCGCCGTCGAGCAGACTTTTGTGAACAAGGACGGCGTTGCGACGCTGAAGCTCGGCCAGGCCCGGGGCGTCGCCATGCTGGCGCCCGCAATGTTCGGCATCAGCGTCGCCGAATATGCGCCGAACCAGGTGAAGAAGACTGTGGTCGGCGCCGGCCATGCCGACAAGCAACAGATCGCGATGATGCTGAAGATATTGCTGCCGAAGGCCGAACCGCCGTCAGCCGACGCTGCCGACGCGCTCGCCATCGCCATCACCCACGCCCATCACCGCCAGAGCACGGCGCTCAGGCTGAAGGTGGTGGGAGTTTAAGTTCGAGTCATGAGGCGCAACATGAGCCGCACGCACACTCTTCTCCCTCCCCCCTTGTGGGGGAGGGTTGGGGAGGGGGGCAGCCCCGGGCGCCGGCGTCTGTGGCTTACCCCCCTCCCGGATCGCCTTCGGCGATCCGACCTCCCCCACAAGGGGGGAGGTAACAAGAAGAGCGCTGCGCAATCATGATCGGCAAGCTGAAGGGCCTGATCGATTCCTACGGCGAGGATTTCGTCATCCTCGACGTCGGCGGCGTCGGCTACCAGGTGCATTGCTCGACGCGCACGCTGCAGCATCTGCCGTCGCCCGGCGAGGCCGCCGTGCTGTCGATCGAGACCTATGTCCGCGAGGACCAGATCAAGCTGTTCGGCTTCCGCACCGACCAGGAGCGTGAATGGTTTCGCCTGCTCCAGACCGTGCAGGGTGTCGGCGCCAAGGTCGCGCTCGCGGTGCTCGGCACGCTGGCGCCCTCCGACCTCGCCAATGCGATTGCGCTGCGCGACAAGGCCGCGGTGGCACGCACGCCGGGCGTCGGCCCCAAGGTGGCCGAGCGCATCGTGACCGAATTGAAGGACAAGGCGCCGGCCTTCGCCAATGTCGATCCCGCCGTGGTGCATCTTGCCGGTGCCGTCGACGACCAGCGCGCGCCGCGCCCGGTGGCGGATGCGATCTCCGCGCTGGTCAATCTCGGTTACGGCCAGCCGCAGGCCGCCGCGGCCATCGCGTCGGCCTCGCGCAGCGCCGGTGAAGGCGCCGAGACGGCGCAGCTCATTCGCCTCGGTCTGAAGGAACTCGCGAAGTGAGCGATCCCAAGGCCAACCGCATGGTCTCGCCAGAGCGCCGCAGCGACGATGTCGGCGACACCGCGCTGCGCCCGCAATCGCTGTCCGACTTCGTCGGCCAGCAGCAGGCGCGCAAGAACCTCTCGATCTTCATCGAGGCGGCGCGCAAGCGCGGCGAGGCGCTGGATCATGTGCTGTTCGTCGGGCCCCCCGGCCTCGGCAAGACCACGCTGGCGCAGATCGTGGCCAAGGAGCTCGGCGTCGGCTTCCGCGCCACGTCGGGTCCCGTGATTGCCAAGGCCGGCGACCTCGCCGCCCTGCTGACCAACCTCGAAGAGCGCGACGTGCTCTTCATCGACGAGATCCATCGCCTGAGCCCGGCGGTGGAAGAGGTGCTCTATCCCGCGATGGAGGATTTTCAGCTCGACCTCATCATCGGCGAGGGCCCGGCGGCGCGCTCGGTGAAGATCGAGCTGTCGAAGTTCACCCTCGTCGGCGCCACCACGCGTGCGGGCCTCCTCACCAATCCCTTGCGCGACCGTTTCGGCATTCCGGTCCGGCTGAATTTCTACACGATCGAGGAACTCGAAAGCATCGTCAGCCGTGGCGCGCGCGTGCTGAACGTCGGCATGAGCGCGGACGGCGCCAACGAGATCGCGCGCCGCGCCCGCGGCACGCCGCGCATTGCCGGGCGCCTGCTCCGGCGCGTGCGCGATTTTGCTTCCGCCGCGGATGCCGACACGATTGATCGCAAGATCGCCGATCACGCGCTGAGCGCGCTCGAGGTCGACGCCGCGGGCCTGGACGCCATGGACCGCCGCTACCTCACCACCATCGCAATGAACTATGGCGGCGGTCCCGTCGGTGTCGAGACGATGGCCGCAGCGCTCTCCGAGCCGCGCGATGCGATCGAGGACATCATCGAGCCCTATCTGATCCAGTGCGGCTATCTCCAGCGCACCCCGCGCGGCCGCCTGCTCACCTCGCACGCCTTCCGCCATCTCGGTCTCGCCGAACCCAATCGCGATGCGGCGCAGTTCGGCCTGTTCGGCACCGACGAAAGCGACGACTGATCGCCGAAGTCGATGAACCCGCAGGTTCCATCCCAGCACTAATCCGAACGCGCGGCGAACGGGATCGCCGTACACGGACTGGAGTGGGAAGGAATGGAGCCGACGGACGACACGAGGCTGCTCAAGACCATCGCGGCCGCGCCGCAGCTGCGCACGCCTGACGAAACCGAGGCGTTGCTGGATTCGATGCCGCTTGGCGAGCTGGCATCGATGTGGTGCGCGCTTCAGCGCGTCAGCCGTCGCGACCAGATCGGCAGCATCTGGGCCATCAAGGTCTATTTCGACCATCTGCCGCATCGCAAGCCGCAAGCCGCGCTCAATCTCGTGCTCGATGTGCTCAAGACCGAGGCCGACAAGCCGACGGTGATGCAGCTGAACGACAAGTTCCTGCTGGCGCTATTCTATGCGCATGGCAAGGAGATGATGGCGCGTGTCGAGCAGGAAGCCGCGCACAATGACAGGCTGCGCTGGCTGCTGGGCGGCGTGCATGTCGGTCCCGACGATCCCTTGATGTCGCGTATTGCAAGCCTGGCCGATCGCGAGGCGTGGCATGCCGACCATCTGGCGCAGCGCACGCCGCGCGAGCCGCTCGATTGCGCCAACATGTCGGTCGCCGAGCTCGCGCGCGCCTGGGTCGAGCAATATTCCAGATCCGAGCGCGACCAGGACGACAATCTGTTCGCGATCATGGATTTCGAGCGCGACCTGCGCGAGGACGATCCCGACAGGATGATCGACCTGATCCTGGAGATCCTCAAGATCGAGTCCAACCCGGTGCTGCTGTCGCTGCTGGCCGCCGGTCCCCTCGAAGACGTGATCAGCGTCGGGACGATCGACCGCATCGAGCGCGAGGCGCGCGCCGACGCACGTTTTCGCGACCTGCTCGGCGGCGTCTGGTACTACCGCGCGCCCGACGATTTGAAGGCGCGGCTGGATGCGCTTATCGGCGAGAGCCGATGGTAGCGCTTGTGCAGACGGTCTGCACAAGAGTACCCCAATTCCGCTTCAATCGGACCGCATCAAGACGCCGTAGCAGAAGCGGGCTTCCATGATCACGCGCCGTCATCTCATCCGTTCCTTCGGCGGCCTGTCCGCTCTCGGCTTCTCGACCGCCGCCTACGGCGTCGGTATCGAGCCCCACCGGCTCGGCGTCACCCGCTATCATCCGACCCCGCGGCAATGGCCGGCGGATCTGCCGCTCAAGATCGCCGTGATCGCCGACGTCCATGCCTGCGATCCCTGGATGTCGCTGGAGCGGATCGAGGCCATCGTCGACCGCGCCAATGGCCTGAACGCCGACCTCGTCGTGCTGCTCGGCGACTATGTCGCCGGTCTTCACCAGGTCACGCGCATCATTCCCGCGAAGGAATGGGCCAGGGTGCTCGCGGGCCTGAAAGCGCCGCTCGGCGTCCACGCCGTCATGGGTAATCACGATTATTGGGTGGACACGGCCGTGCAGCAGGCCGGGCATGGCCCGACGGTGGCGCATCGTGCGCTCGAGGCGGCCGGCATTCCCGTCTACGAGAACGACGCCGTGCGCCTCACCAAGGACGGCCGCCCGTTCTGGATCGCCGGCCTCGGCGATCAACTCGCTTTTCTGCCGGCGCGGCGCTTCCGGAGCACGGGGCGCTTCGGTGCCGACGATCTCACCGCGACGCTCGCCAAGGTCACGGACGATGCGCCAATCATCCTGCTCGCGCACGAGCCCAACATCGCGCCGCGCGTGCCCGCGCGCGTCGCGCTGCAACTGTCCGGCCACACCCATGGCGGCCAGGTTCGCCTGCTCGGCTGGTCGCCCGCCGTTCCGCGGCAGCACGGCCTCCGGCTCGCCTATGGTCATGTCAGGCTGAAATGCGACGTCATCATCTCCGGCGGCCTCGGTTGCAGCTTCATGCCGCTCCGTGTCGGCGTGCCGCCGGAGATCGTCGAGGTGACGCTGGGAAGGACGGGGCCGGCGGTGGCGTAACCCGCGCTTGCACGGCCGGCTGTTTTTGCGCAAAACGGGCTGGTTGCAAAAAGCGAAGAGGCTCGCGACGTGACTGCCCACCTCGACGGCGAGATCCGCGACGGCCGCCACCACATGCAGGTCCGCGTCTACTACGAGGACACGGATTTCTCTGACTTGACGTTATCATAGTAGACGAACGCACTGATCTCTCTCGTCTTGCGTCGATTTTCGGGGAAAAGATTCATGCTAGAAAGGGAAGCGCTGTTCAGGTACGGAGTATATTCGTAGGGCATCCGCTTGCGAACCGGATGCACCACGATGCTGTCGATCAAGTTGCGAAAGGCGACGCGGGTTTCGATGGCCTTCGGATTAATCCTCAGCGCGGTGACCAGTCTCTTGGCCTCCGAATGATATCGGTCACCGAACTTTGGATGGTCGAACGGGATCACGTTTTCGCTGCCACTACCCAGCAGCCGCAAGCGCTCCTTAACGGTTTCCCGTTCCACATCGCACTCATCGATCCGCTTGAGCAACTCATCCGGCTTGCGACGGCTGTTTGCGATGGCATATGACAAGCGTTCGATCTCAGTGGTCAACGTACGGAGTCTACGCTCTAAATTTGCGTGTTCGCTGTTCTTTTTCCGATCGTTCTTACGCTCCTCCTTCCAAGCACGCATCGCCTCTTCAATCGCTTTGGGCGAAAGCAATTTTAATTCCATTTTGCTTGAGA
Protein-coding regions in this window:
- a CDS encoding metallophosphoesterase, producing MITRRHLIRSFGGLSALGFSTAAYGVGIEPHRLGVTRYHPTPRQWPADLPLKIAVIADVHACDPWMSLERIEAIVDRANGLNADLVVLLGDYVAGLHQVTRIIPAKEWARVLAGLKAPLGVHAVMGNHDYWVDTAVQQAGHGPTVAHRALEAAGIPVYENDAVRLTKDGRPFWIAGLGDQLAFLPARRFRSTGRFGADDLTATLAKVTDDAPIILLAHEPNIAPRVPARVALQLSGHTHGGQVRLLGWSPAVPRQHGLRLAYGHVRLKCDVIISGGLGCSFMPLRVGVPPEIVEVTLGRTGPAVA
- the ruvA gene encoding Holliday junction branch migration protein RuvA — translated: MIGKLKGLIDSYGEDFVILDVGGVGYQVHCSTRTLQHLPSPGEAAVLSIETYVREDQIKLFGFRTDQEREWFRLLQTVQGVGAKVALAVLGTLAPSDLANAIALRDKAAVARTPGVGPKVAERIVTELKDKAPAFANVDPAVVHLAGAVDDQRAPRPVADAISALVNLGYGQPQAAAAIASASRSAGEGAETAQLIRLGLKELAK
- a CDS encoding YebC/PmpR family DNA-binding transcriptional regulator yields the protein MAGHSQFKNIMHRKGRQDAQKSKLFGKLAREITVAAKLGTPDPAMNPRLRAAVIAARAENMPKDNIERAIKKALGSDGENYDEIRYEGYGPGGVAVIVEALTDNRNRAASDIRSFFTKSGGNLGETGSVSFMFDRTGIIEYDRSVASDDAVLDAAIEAGADDVVSGEGGHEIYASTEGYRDVAKALEAKFGEPRKAALIWKPQNTVAVDDETGEKLLKLMDLLNEHDDVQNVYANFEVSDALVAKMGG
- the ruvC gene encoding crossover junction endodeoxyribonuclease RuvC, which encodes MTALPIRGPVRIIGIDPGLRRTGWGVIEAEGNRLIYVACGSVEPPDDLPLSSRLLAIHEGLASVLSDHKPMEAAVEQTFVNKDGVATLKLGQARGVAMLAPAMFGISVAEYAPNQVKKTVVGAGHADKQQIAMMLKILLPKAEPPSADAADALAIAITHAHHRQSTALRLKVVGV
- a CDS encoding DUF6869 domain-containing protein; amino-acid sequence: MEPTDDTRLLKTIAAAPQLRTPDETEALLDSMPLGELASMWCALQRVSRRDQIGSIWAIKVYFDHLPHRKPQAALNLVLDVLKTEADKPTVMQLNDKFLLALFYAHGKEMMARVEQEAAHNDRLRWLLGGVHVGPDDPLMSRIASLADREAWHADHLAQRTPREPLDCANMSVAELARAWVEQYSRSERDQDDNLFAIMDFERDLREDDPDRMIDLILEILKIESNPVLLSLLAAGPLEDVISVGTIDRIEREARADARFRDLLGGVWYYRAPDDLKARLDALIGESRW
- the ruvB gene encoding Holliday junction branch migration DNA helicase RuvB, which codes for MVSPERRSDDVGDTALRPQSLSDFVGQQQARKNLSIFIEAARKRGEALDHVLFVGPPGLGKTTLAQIVAKELGVGFRATSGPVIAKAGDLAALLTNLEERDVLFIDEIHRLSPAVEEVLYPAMEDFQLDLIIGEGPAARSVKIELSKFTLVGATTRAGLLTNPLRDRFGIPVRLNFYTIEELESIVSRGARVLNVGMSADGANEIARRARGTPRIAGRLLRRVRDFASAADADTIDRKIADHALSALEVDAAGLDAMDRRYLTTIAMNYGGGPVGVETMAAALSEPRDAIEDIIEPYLIQCGYLQRTPRGRLLTSHAFRHLGLAEPNRDAAQFGLFGTDESDD